One genomic segment of Hydrocarboniclastica marina includes these proteins:
- a CDS encoding DUF2798 domain-containing protein, which translates to MRIPARFAPILFSAFLSAIMVCIVSAFVLAMSQGVDSEFAAQWFRSCISTWPVAFPTVAIVAPWVRRMVSRVTA; encoded by the coding sequence ATGCGAATTCCCGCTCGTTTTGCACCAATCCTTTTTAGTGCTTTTCTATCGGCCATCATGGTCTGCATCGTCTCGGCCTTCGTTCTCGCGATGTCACAGGGGGTGGATTCCGAATTTGCTGCACAGTGGTTCAGAAGCTGTATATCAACATGGCCGGTAGCCTTTCCGACGGTTGCAATAGTGGCACCCTGGGTACGGCGAATGGTCAGCAGAGTAACTGCTTAA
- a CDS encoding DUF2938 domain-containing protein, with product MNYLLITLFIGIGATAVMDLWGFARKPLLGIARPNYALVGRWIGHMAHGRFRHTSIAASAPVHGEHIIGWTAHYLIGIAFAALLIGICGLAWVRHPTIGPPLAIGIGSVAAPFLLMQPGMGAGIAASRTPRPASARLQSLITHTVFGLGIYATGQAIHLIHLM from the coding sequence ATGAACTATTTACTCATCACTTTATTCATTGGGATTGGCGCCACTGCGGTGATGGACTTGTGGGGATTCGCCCGCAAACCGTTGCTCGGCATCGCGCGCCCAAACTATGCCCTCGTCGGCCGCTGGATCGGCCATATGGCTCACGGACGTTTCCGCCATACCTCCATCGCGGCGTCTGCGCCGGTGCATGGCGAACATATCATCGGGTGGACAGCTCATTACCTGATAGGTATCGCTTTCGCCGCCTTGCTGATCGGTATCTGTGGACTCGCATGGGTTCGGCACCCAACGATTGGTCCCCCGCTTGCCATCGGCATTGGCTCCGTGGCAGCTCCCTTCCTCTTGATGCAGCCGGGTATGGGCGCTGGCATCGCTGCCTCCCGAACACCACGTCCCGCTTCTGCTCGATTGCAGAGTCTCATTACACATACGGTTTTTGGTCTCGGCATCTATGCAACAGGCCAAGCGATACACCTCATTCACTTGATGTGA
- a CDS encoding helix-turn-helix domain-containing protein: MDIAEVAKRSGVPASTLRFYEEKELITSVGRRGLRRLFSTDVLERLALIALGRSAGFSLNEIARMLGTDGRPQIDRQLLADKAEELDSSIRKLAAMRDGLRHASVCSASSHLECPTFRRLLGLAASGVISGHDKKQSSKKLRPNKTLQRTRR; the protein is encoded by the coding sequence ATGGATATTGCTGAGGTCGCAAAACGTTCGGGTGTCCCGGCCTCGACGCTGCGCTTCTATGAGGAAAAGGAGTTGATCACCTCTGTTGGAAGACGGGGACTGCGCCGACTCTTCAGTACCGATGTGTTGGAGCGGTTGGCGCTGATCGCGCTAGGGCGTTCAGCTGGCTTTTCATTGAACGAAATCGCCCGAATGTTGGGGACTGATGGGCGCCCCCAGATAGACCGACAACTATTGGCGGACAAGGCAGAGGAACTCGATAGCTCTATTCGAAAGCTGGCTGCGATGCGTGATGGTCTTCGGCACGCGTCCGTGTGCTCGGCTTCAAGCCATCTGGAATGCCCAACGTTCCGCCGTCTACTGGGGTTAGCAGCCTCTGGTGTTATTAGTGGACACGACAAGAAACAGTCGTCGAAAAAACTGCGGCCCAACAAGACGCTGCAGCGCACAAGGCGTTGA
- a CDS encoding VOC family protein, which produces MKETGKINYVEIPSRDLEATKRFFGDAFGWSFVDYGSEYVAIGNAGLDGGFFKSDKVATTDHGSVLIVLFSTDLEATLEKVKLSGGKIVKGIFTFPGGRRFHFSGPDGNEYAVWSEPNA; this is translated from the coding sequence GTGAAAGAAACCGGTAAGATCAATTATGTTGAAATACCTTCCAGGGATCTGGAGGCTACGAAGAGGTTCTTTGGAGATGCCTTTGGCTGGTCGTTTGTTGACTACGGCTCCGAGTATGTGGCGATTGGGAACGCTGGGCTTGATGGTGGTTTTTTCAAGTCAGACAAGGTGGCCACGACAGACCATGGAAGTGTGCTGATTGTCCTTTTCAGCACCGACCTGGAGGCTACTCTTGAGAAGGTAAAGTTGTCTGGCGGCAAGATCGTCAAGGGTATTTTTACTTTCCCGGGTGGTCGCCGCTTTCATTTCAGTGGTCCGGATGGCAATGAATATGCCGTCTGGTCAGAGCCAAACGCATGA
- a CDS encoding choice-of-anchor D domain-containing protein, producing MERLLSRHPGWGMEVLLLVLCWMLSTWAVALESGQEVVLPPPGEQNYTCSVPLVGDQAASVELTFDELVPIDNGLSGQIAIGGVLTLSEDTRTVLQLVGADTLEGTASLSMLSIQGAIRTRLSVPLTLSRVTGVDEGAGPIITDLSGYLPELTVEHSGMPVELVFGDAMTLALTAKNDQGQLASEPLGEFVVPCIETVAPGEPTPPPPPAGAFRVEPRSLDFGSLAVGEQARASVVLTNTEQFATALPYINIPNGSPFIPVSHCPAQLQPGESCSLDVFFNPFQEQQREETLAFRSGTTDVKVQLAGQAMNRQESAYAYSRTDHYECSVFLFDTDVRMTASIAEPQGADAGNDGPLAFAGQVQLQGTFLGALGDVLDAASLQGSGQMQFETEVGAFATVFEIPPTPLFEGMPTLNITHSDSIAAEHFQQGLRLNRGTVRMDLSLLKADGTPAVPAYESFEVSCEASDYFFQDGPVRLKPQRMDFGYVLVGEQAVRTVVLESRFPDIDVLGITVSGPDEGKFSHVEQCDPTVSESRLCAIDVIYEPGVPGTDEAVLRVTVAPEDSSDPTAYEIPMTGIGVRSLAPELVTNPEVIDFGAVEPGASAEQRFTVSNSGDVATAIRDVALEGAGASSFQQSHRCFVLGAGEHCEVKVTVTATESGFEEAYVRIVPEHLDAKSIRVPLRAELQSEQCVPVGFGVTGSSDLNGPVELDGALYATRDCEQQRFSGLLELAPTRATVPVLGLIWSGWSGTAHLEFEAVGKATGALAEDGSLATAESRFHIRVPRITASVFGRNRVIGGGSRCRTVEPVTLSLSGTGQELTGQLAVGRFENCGLTTGLLNRYLSGSSGETRLTLSSAD from the coding sequence ATGGAACGCCTTTTGTCACGTCACCCCGGATGGGGGATGGAAGTACTTCTGCTTGTGCTCTGCTGGATGCTCAGTACGTGGGCCGTCGCGCTGGAATCCGGGCAGGAGGTCGTGCTTCCGCCGCCGGGTGAGCAGAACTACACCTGCTCGGTGCCTCTGGTAGGTGATCAGGCCGCCTCTGTGGAGCTTACTTTCGACGAACTGGTCCCCATTGATAACGGATTGTCTGGACAGATCGCGATTGGCGGTGTCCTTACGCTCTCTGAAGACACCCGCACAGTACTGCAGTTGGTGGGAGCGGACACACTCGAGGGCACGGCCAGCTTGTCGATGTTATCCATACAGGGAGCAATCAGGACTCGCCTCAGCGTCCCTTTGACCCTGTCGAGAGTCACAGGAGTGGACGAGGGGGCCGGGCCGATCATCACAGACCTGTCGGGTTATTTACCGGAGCTGACCGTTGAACATTCAGGGATGCCCGTTGAACTTGTGTTCGGGGATGCGATGACGCTGGCGCTGACGGCGAAAAACGACCAGGGTCAGCTGGCGTCGGAGCCATTGGGCGAATTTGTCGTCCCCTGTATCGAAACGGTAGCGCCCGGGGAACCGACACCACCGCCACCGCCCGCCGGTGCCTTTCGGGTCGAGCCGCGCAGTCTCGATTTCGGTTCGCTTGCGGTTGGAGAGCAGGCCAGGGCATCGGTAGTGCTCACCAATACTGAGCAATTCGCGACAGCGCTGCCCTACATCAACATACCGAACGGCTCACCGTTCATACCCGTAAGTCACTGTCCAGCTCAGCTTCAACCGGGAGAGAGCTGTTCGCTAGATGTTTTCTTCAATCCCTTCCAGGAGCAACAGCGCGAAGAAACGCTGGCTTTCAGGTCAGGCACTACGGACGTGAAAGTTCAGTTAGCGGGTCAGGCCATGAACAGGCAGGAATCGGCCTATGCTTACTCGCGCACCGATCACTACGAGTGCAGTGTCTTCCTTTTTGACACCGATGTGAGGATGACCGCGTCTATCGCAGAGCCGCAAGGTGCAGATGCAGGCAATGATGGGCCGCTTGCGTTTGCTGGTCAGGTTCAGCTTCAGGGGACGTTCCTGGGGGCGCTTGGGGATGTGCTGGATGCAGCCTCCCTGCAGGGAAGCGGGCAGATGCAGTTCGAGACGGAGGTTGGCGCGTTCGCTACAGTTTTCGAGATTCCCCCGACGCCGTTATTCGAAGGCATGCCGACGTTAAACATCACCCATAGCGACTCAATCGCCGCGGAGCATTTCCAGCAGGGACTCCGGCTTAACAGGGGCACGGTACGGATGGATCTCAGCCTCCTCAAGGCTGACGGAACGCCAGCAGTCCCGGCTTATGAGTCTTTTGAAGTCAGTTGTGAAGCCTCAGATTATTTCTTTCAGGATGGGCCGGTAAGGCTGAAGCCGCAGCGAATGGATTTTGGCTATGTGCTGGTGGGTGAGCAGGCCGTCCGAACGGTTGTGCTCGAAAGTCGCTTCCCCGACATTGATGTGTTGGGCATCACTGTTTCTGGCCCGGATGAGGGGAAATTCAGCCACGTGGAACAGTGTGACCCGACGGTGTCCGAGTCGAGGCTTTGCGCCATCGACGTGATCTATGAACCTGGGGTGCCTGGCACGGACGAGGCTGTGCTCCGGGTAACCGTTGCGCCTGAGGATTCCTCTGATCCGACAGCATACGAAATCCCAATGACCGGTATCGGCGTAAGGTCTCTGGCCCCTGAGCTTGTGACGAACCCGGAAGTCATCGATTTCGGTGCTGTGGAACCAGGGGCCTCCGCCGAGCAGCGCTTTACGGTGTCCAATAGCGGAGATGTGGCCACGGCCATTCGCGATGTCGCCCTAGAAGGCGCCGGCGCCAGCAGCTTCCAGCAGAGCCATCGCTGTTTTGTCCTTGGTGCGGGCGAGCACTGCGAAGTGAAGGTCACGGTGACGGCTACCGAGTCGGGTTTTGAGGAAGCCTATGTGCGGATCGTGCCTGAGCACCTGGACGCTAAATCTATCCGAGTCCCTTTACGCGCCGAGCTCCAGAGCGAGCAATGCGTGCCTGTCGGGTTTGGTGTGACCGGTTCCTCTGACCTTAACGGGCCGGTTGAGCTGGACGGCGCGCTGTATGCCACCCGTGACTGCGAGCAACAGCGTTTCTCGGGTCTGTTGGAACTGGCGCCGACCCGGGCCACGGTCCCGGTACTGGGGCTGATCTGGTCGGGATGGTCAGGCACGGCGCATCTTGAGTTTGAGGCGGTTGGAAAGGCCACCGGCGCCCTGGCAGAAGATGGCAGTCTGGCAACGGCTGAGAGCCGCTTCCATATTCGCGTACCGCGCATTACCGCAAGCGTGTTCGGGCGAAACAGAGTGATCGGTGGCGGGAGCCGTTGCCGTACAGTTGAACCCGTCACACTCAGTCTTTCCGGTACCGGGCAAGAACTAACCGGGCAGCTTGCGGTTGGCCGCTTCGAGAACTGCGGCCTTACAACGGGTTTGCTGAACCGGTATCTGTCCGGCTCGTCGGGTGAAACACGGTTGACGCTGTCGTCGGCTGACTAG
- a CDS encoding RNA polymerase sigma factor translates to MRIAETDLPLLEAAHGGDQASLAQLLQLCQPDVRRYAQRQCKITDIDDAVQEVLLIVARRLESLRVLAAFSSWLFKTVQRECRRLGRKALSFDPFEEEQLENWLGRFSNDELTVELARALEALPDHHREMILLRDFHGWTMAEIAGQLGVTKAAAKSRLHRAREAIRSLLMG, encoded by the coding sequence ATGAGGATCGCAGAGACTGACCTACCCCTGCTTGAGGCCGCGCACGGCGGCGATCAGGCATCCCTGGCGCAGTTACTTCAATTGTGCCAGCCGGATGTCCGCCGCTACGCGCAGCGTCAGTGCAAGATCACGGATATTGATGACGCCGTGCAGGAGGTATTGCTGATCGTCGCCCGCCGTCTCGAGTCTCTCCGTGTTCTGGCGGCGTTCTCCAGTTGGTTGTTCAAGACCGTGCAGCGGGAATGCCGGCGCCTGGGCCGCAAGGCCCTCAGTTTTGATCCGTTTGAAGAAGAGCAACTGGAAAACTGGCTGGGGCGTTTCTCCAATGATGAACTGACCGTGGAGCTGGCGCGCGCCCTCGAAGCGCTACCCGACCATCACCGGGAGATGATCCTGCTGCGCGACTTTCACGGCTGGACAATGGCGGAAATTGCCGGGCAGCTCGGCGTAACCAAAGCGGCAGCGAAAAGTCGCCTGCACCGCGCACGCGAGGCGATCCGGTCACTGCTGATGGGCTGA
- a CDS encoding VOC family protein, with product MKPRVSMITLGVTDLQRSIAFYEAGLGLPRMDSPPEVAFFTLNGTWLGLYGRDDLAKDAGVDGASSGFAGFSLAHNVSSEHEVDQIMAQAAAAGARTTKAARKTDWGGYAGYFSDPDGYLWEIAHNPFFWVGPPDEPVGL from the coding sequence ATGAAACCCAGAGTCAGCATGATCACGCTGGGCGTGACAGACCTGCAGCGTTCCATCGCCTTCTACGAAGCAGGGCTTGGCCTCCCGCGCATGGATTCTCCCCCCGAAGTGGCGTTTTTCACTTTGAACGGCACATGGCTGGGCTTGTACGGTCGTGATGATCTGGCAAAGGATGCAGGCGTAGACGGCGCTTCAAGCGGTTTCGCAGGCTTCAGTCTGGCGCATAATGTGAGTTCTGAGCACGAAGTAGACCAGATCATGGCCCAGGCAGCGGCGGCGGGCGCGCGTACCACCAAAGCGGCCCGAAAGACGGATTGGGGCGGCTACGCGGGCTATTTTTCTGACCCTGACGGTTACCTCTGGGAGATTGCTCATAATCCGTTTTTCTGGGTCGGGCCGCCTGATGAGCCGGTGGGCCTGTAG
- a CDS encoding DUF6194 family protein — protein MLETKMRQEDVSACVLKRYPGLALVEAWGEQSLFYNPDGLLPRGVYFATLKDKDGNNDKGSMLHRDGVFRFNFGVSQPSFEKALGKKPARPRAGKTVDTGHDFTRLNTLLPHPVYAWMCWVCILNPDTITFRALLPLLDESFELAVKKYSRRLRSKAEQNH, from the coding sequence ATGCTGGAAACCAAAATGCGGCAGGAAGATGTGTCGGCGTGCGTGCTCAAGCGATATCCGGGGTTGGCTCTGGTAGAAGCCTGGGGCGAGCAGTCGCTGTTCTATAACCCCGACGGGCTGCTTCCACGAGGCGTGTACTTTGCGACACTCAAAGATAAGGATGGCAACAACGACAAAGGGTCGATGCTCCATCGCGACGGGGTGTTCCGGTTCAATTTTGGCGTAAGCCAGCCATCATTCGAAAAAGCCCTCGGCAAGAAACCCGCCAGACCTCGCGCCGGTAAAACGGTAGACACAGGTCACGACTTCACCCGACTGAATACGCTCCTGCCGCACCCGGTCTACGCATGGATGTGCTGGGTCTGTATCCTCAATCCTGACACGATCACCTTCCGGGCTTTATTGCCGTTACTGGACGAGTCCTTTGAGCTGGCGGTTAAAAAGTACTCCCGGCGGCTCAGGTCGAAAGCGGAACAGAATCATTAA
- a CDS encoding methyltransferase family protein gives MSALDLKVPPVALVGIIAAGMWVTSEIFSDLSFAVPGATWWSSGIAAAGFWIAILGVLRFRAAGTTVDPRVPDQSASLVVSGIYRYSRNPMYLGFLLVLCAWGLFLGNALALAGLPMFVLYMNRFQIDPEERFMQEKFGDQYTRYRAGVRRWI, from the coding sequence GTGAGCGCGCTCGACCTTAAAGTGCCACCCGTTGCACTGGTTGGCATAATCGCCGCCGGTATGTGGGTTACGTCTGAAATTTTCTCAGACCTGTCTTTTGCGGTCCCCGGTGCAACCTGGTGGTCAAGCGGCATCGCAGCGGCTGGCTTCTGGATTGCAATCCTTGGCGTGCTGCGCTTCAGAGCCGCCGGCACGACCGTGGACCCAAGGGTACCCGACCAGTCGGCGAGTCTGGTGGTCAGTGGCATCTACAGGTACAGCCGAAATCCCATGTACCTGGGGTTCCTGCTGGTCTTGTGTGCGTGGGGCCTGTTCCTGGGCAACGCCCTGGCTTTGGCGGGTCTTCCTATGTTCGTGCTGTACATGAATCGCTTCCAGATCGATCCCGAAGAGCGCTTTATGCAAGAGAAGTTTGGTGATCAATACACAAGGTATCGAGCTGGGGTGCGCCGGTGGATTTGA
- a CDS encoding DMT family transporter encodes MAQQSAGRGWPGGSVLVALAALCWGVSGGIGAVLMADGWGAFVVAFYRGGIGLLFVLIWLALRPGNSGLSNRRLWFWSVLAGLGVAGNFSFYFMSMAEGSVAVAATLMYCAPVFVYLVSFLFRLERATPVKWAAIVMVMVGVVLLTRIYDIGAGAVTPLGVGAGLLAGLSYAVFIFGFKYAARYGSPQAILGVAFATLCAVLVWLVDASQILSVLSAPEWPLFAVLGVLGGGISFVLYIIGLNHTAPAVASIVAMVEPVTASLFGFVALNQALVGIQLVGMGLILVTVTALSVYSSRR; translated from the coding sequence GTGGCACAGCAGTCCGCCGGCCGTGGTTGGCCCGGAGGTTCGGTACTGGTGGCGTTGGCCGCGCTTTGCTGGGGCGTGTCGGGCGGCATTGGGGCGGTTCTGATGGCTGATGGTTGGGGCGCTTTTGTGGTGGCCTTTTACCGCGGTGGCATCGGGCTGCTGTTCGTATTGATCTGGCTGGCGTTGCGCCCGGGCAACAGTGGCCTGTCAAACCGCCGCCTGTGGTTCTGGTCGGTGCTGGCCGGCCTCGGTGTCGCCGGCAACTTCTCGTTCTACTTTATGAGCATGGCGGAGGGCAGTGTCGCGGTTGCGGCAACCTTAATGTACTGCGCCCCGGTATTCGTTTACCTGGTGTCATTCCTGTTCAGGCTGGAACGCGCCACCCCCGTGAAGTGGGCCGCGATTGTTATGGTGATGGTTGGGGTCGTGCTGCTGACGCGCATCTACGATATAGGCGCCGGTGCTGTGACCCCCCTTGGTGTAGGCGCAGGGCTGCTGGCTGGCCTGTCCTACGCGGTATTCATTTTTGGTTTCAAGTATGCAGCTCGATACGGCAGCCCCCAGGCGATTCTCGGGGTAGCGTTCGCGACACTGTGCGCGGTGCTTGTCTGGCTGGTTGACGCCAGCCAGATTCTGTCAGTGTTGAGTGCGCCGGAGTGGCCGCTGTTCGCAGTGCTTGGCGTGCTTGGCGGGGGTATTTCGTTCGTTCTCTATATCATCGGTCTGAACCATACCGCGCCAGCTGTGGCCTCCATTGTGGCGATGGTCGAGCCGGTGACCGCTTCGCTGTTCGGCTTTGTGGCTTTGAATCAGGCGCTTGTCGGCATCCAGCTTGTCGGCATGGGGCTTATTCTGGTCACGGTTACGGCACTGAGTGTCTATTCGAGCCGCCGATAG
- a CDS encoding response regulator, which translates to MTALRVIIVEDDRQIAEIQRRFLERLDNLELVGIAHTLADAREQIGILAPDLILLDVYFPDGNGLDLLRELRAANSASDVILITAAKEVETLRSALRGGVFDYILKPLVFERLAEALERYRQHLNALAGIERVAQREVDALLPRGQPEPALEASSRLPKGIDALTLDKIRSVMQSEADWSAEAVGTEIGASRTTARRYLEHLVSAGEITAEVSYGSVGRPERRYRRLE; encoded by the coding sequence TTGACCGCACTGCGAGTGATAATTGTTGAGGACGACCGTCAGATTGCCGAGATACAGCGCCGCTTCCTCGAGCGCCTCGACAACCTGGAACTGGTCGGAATCGCCCATACCCTGGCGGATGCGCGGGAGCAGATTGGCATCCTGGCGCCGGACCTGATTCTGTTGGACGTGTACTTTCCGGATGGCAACGGCCTCGACCTCCTGCGGGAGCTGCGCGCCGCCAATAGCGCCAGCGACGTTATCCTGATCACGGCCGCCAAAGAAGTAGAAACCCTGCGCAGTGCGTTGCGGGGCGGCGTTTTCGATTACATCCTCAAACCGCTGGTTTTCGAACGCCTGGCCGAAGCGCTTGAACGCTACAGACAGCACCTCAACGCCCTGGCTGGCATTGAGCGAGTCGCCCAGAGAGAAGTGGATGCCCTGTTACCCAGAGGCCAGCCAGAACCTGCTTTGGAAGCCTCATCACGGTTACCCAAAGGGATCGACGCCCTGACACTCGACAAGATCCGGTCCGTCATGCAGAGCGAAGCCGACTGGAGCGCGGAAGCCGTTGGTACCGAGATTGGCGCCTCACGTACAACCGCCCGTCGCTACCTGGAACACCTGGTCAGTGCCGGAGAAATTACCGCAGAGGTCAGCTATGGCAGCGTCGGTCGGCCCGAGCGTCGCTATCGGCGGCTCGAATAG
- a CDS encoding ATP-binding protein, with protein sequence MLRKLKLKTRMILALGLVGALQTGLIGGFAGYYLSESLYDEIGQRALMVAKTVATVPDVIEGVQDRDSDALMALSGRLAATNEALFIVIGDQNGMRLAHPDPARIGRSMAEDDDDKGLIALVEGRGYVAVAKGSLGLSMRGKAPIIVPGTGEIIGIVSVGYSLDQVLGTIQRYNLVLYTVVGLMLLASVFAAIIISARFKRAIFGLEPEQIATLFQERDATLQSVREGIIAINRDGIITTFNRTATETLGLSPDTALSGQHISEILPENNLLATLASGEPAFDQEVWLRGRQMIVNRLPVRQSGEITGVVASFRLRDELDQVSRKLTRIQQYADTLRSQTHEYSNKLHTIAGLIQIGAHDRALALIGSEASDHQALIHLLLEAVPDPVLAGCLLGKYNRAREMGLRLEIDPDSQMTDLPDTLPRDQLVSVLGNLIDNALEATRQEKGEGGRVSLSMTDLGRDLIFEVEDQGPGVPPEQSELIFQRGVSSKAGGDHGIGLYLVKRFVDRWGGSVTIESLQGGGSRFTLYLAKQASQTPEAP encoded by the coding sequence GTGCTGCGTAAACTGAAACTCAAAACCCGAATGATCCTGGCGCTGGGTCTGGTCGGGGCCCTGCAGACCGGCCTGATCGGTGGCTTTGCCGGGTACTACCTGAGCGAATCGCTCTACGATGAGATCGGCCAGCGCGCGCTGATGGTCGCCAAGACCGTGGCAACCGTGCCGGACGTGATAGAGGGGGTTCAGGATCGCGACAGCGACGCGTTGATGGCTTTGAGCGGACGCCTCGCGGCCACCAATGAGGCGCTCTTTATCGTCATCGGTGATCAGAACGGCATGCGGCTGGCGCACCCCGACCCCGCCCGTATCGGCCGTTCCATGGCGGAAGATGATGACGACAAGGGTTTGATTGCCCTGGTGGAAGGTCGGGGCTATGTGGCTGTAGCAAAAGGCAGCCTGGGGCTTTCCATGCGGGGCAAGGCGCCTATTATCGTACCCGGCACCGGTGAGATCATCGGCATTGTTTCGGTGGGCTATTCGCTGGATCAGGTACTGGGCACAATCCAACGCTACAATCTCGTGCTCTATACCGTAGTCGGCCTGATGCTGCTGGCCAGCGTTTTCGCGGCCATCATTATCTCCGCGCGCTTCAAGCGCGCTATCTTTGGCCTGGAGCCCGAGCAGATCGCTACCCTGTTCCAGGAGCGGGATGCCACCCTGCAATCTGTCCGGGAAGGCATCATTGCCATCAACCGCGACGGGATCATCACCACTTTCAACCGCACCGCTACAGAAACACTCGGGCTCTCACCGGACACGGCCCTTTCCGGACAGCACATTTCCGAAATTCTGCCGGAGAATAATCTATTGGCAACGCTGGCCAGTGGCGAACCCGCCTTTGACCAGGAAGTCTGGCTGCGGGGCCGCCAGATGATCGTCAACCGGCTGCCCGTGCGCCAGAGCGGAGAAATTACCGGCGTCGTCGCCAGTTTCCGACTGCGCGACGAACTCGACCAGGTCAGCCGCAAGCTCACCCGCATACAGCAGTACGCGGACACATTGCGCAGCCAGACCCATGAATACTCGAACAAGCTGCACACCATCGCCGGATTGATCCAGATAGGCGCCCATGACCGCGCATTGGCGCTTATCGGCAGTGAAGCGAGCGACCATCAGGCACTTATCCATCTGCTCCTGGAAGCGGTACCCGACCCGGTGCTGGCCGGGTGTCTGCTAGGCAAGTACAACCGGGCCCGCGAAATGGGCCTTCGCCTCGAAATCGACCCCGACAGCCAGATGACTGATCTGCCTGATACCCTCCCACGGGACCAGCTGGTCAGCGTGCTGGGCAATCTGATTGACAACGCCCTGGAGGCCACGCGCCAGGAGAAAGGGGAAGGCGGCCGGGTCAGCCTGAGCATGACAGACCTGGGCCGTGACCTGATCTTCGAAGTAGAAGACCAGGGCCCGGGGGTCCCGCCGGAGCAGTCCGAGCTTATATTCCAGCGGGGTGTCAGCAGCAAGGCCGGCGGCGACCACGGCATCGGCCTCTACCTGGTCAAACGCTTTGTCGATCGTTGGGGTGGGTCGGTGACGATTGAGTCGCTGCAGGGCGGCGGCAGCCGGTTTACACTTTACCTGGCCAAGCAGGCCAGCCAGACGCCGGAGGCACCTTGA
- a CDS encoding Bug family tripartite tricarboxylate transporter substrate binding protein translates to MLIKRCLSVVALATFSLSALAWQPSGKVECIAPSDPGGGWDFTCRSAGNVMQELELVPGTVQTINMAGAGGGVAFAHTVSKRRDDSKVLVAASTATTTRLAQRQFPGMTADMVEWVGALGADYGIIAVGKNSKYKTLNDLMDAVKADPRSVKFAGGSARGGWDHLKVLITADAAGADELPSVPYLSYNNGGEALTQVVGGQVDAFTGDISEATGFMESGDLRVLAVLADERLPGKFEHIPTAVEQGIDSVGPNWRGFYMPKGASDEAKQYWTDAIDTLYASEQWKKVMTRNGLIPFHPPAGKFDAFVSQQVEEIEAISREIGLLK, encoded by the coding sequence ATGCTTATCAAACGATGCCTGTCCGTCGTGGCCCTTGCCACGTTCAGCCTTTCTGCCCTGGCCTGGCAGCCTTCCGGAAAAGTAGAGTGTATCGCCCCGTCTGATCCGGGCGGCGGCTGGGACTTCACCTGTCGCAGTGCCGGCAACGTAATGCAGGAACTGGAGCTGGTGCCGGGCACCGTCCAGACCATCAACATGGCGGGAGCCGGCGGTGGCGTGGCCTTTGCCCATACCGTCAGCAAGCGCCGCGACGACAGTAAAGTGCTGGTTGCGGCGTCTACGGCCACAACCACTCGCCTGGCCCAGCGCCAGTTTCCGGGTATGACCGCGGACATGGTCGAGTGGGTGGGCGCCCTGGGTGCCGACTACGGCATCATTGCCGTGGGCAAGAACTCGAAATACAAAACCCTCAATGACCTGATGGATGCGGTCAAAGCCGACCCGCGCTCAGTGAAGTTTGCCGGCGGCAGTGCCCGCGGCGGCTGGGACCATCTCAAGGTGCTCATTACCGCTGACGCCGCCGGCGCAGACGAGCTGCCATCCGTGCCCTATCTCTCCTACAACAACGGTGGCGAGGCCCTGACCCAGGTGGTCGGCGGTCAGGTTGACGCTTTTACCGGCGACATCTCCGAGGCAACCGGGTTTATGGAATCCGGGGATCTACGGGTGCTCGCGGTGCTAGCGGACGAGCGCCTGCCCGGCAAGTTTGAGCACATCCCCACAGCGGTTGAGCAGGGCATCGACTCGGTCGGGCCCAACTGGCGCGGTTTCTATATGCCCAAGGGCGCGTCCGATGAAGCCAAGCAGTATTGGACCGATGCGATCGATACGCTCTACGCCAGCGAACAGTGGAAGAAGGTCATGACCCGCAACGGGCTCATTCCCTTTCATCCGCCTGCAGGAAAGTTCGATGCGTTCGTCAGTCAGCAGGTGGAGGAAATCGAGGCGATTTCACGTGAGATAGGGCTGCTGAAATGA